The following coding sequences are from one Cryptococcus deuterogattii R265 chromosome 1, complete sequence window:
- a CDS encoding efflux protein EncT: MSELTPTKAGDSGSSLTSTSDIPSPEGTAVDVDAVCKEKQLGKKSIDEPSPPSTKFEVHLEAQSQGEGNLIKISPSRRWFLLLVFSVAQYLDVCSVSALFVLTDAIQKNLDIQYEASSWIITSYSVTFASFLLFWGRVADLYSAKAVFAYGFLGLGALNLIISFMPNQYAYFIFRALSGIAGAATIPSAFRLILALFEPQELNLALTIFGLSGAIANVTGLVIAGFFGFITANGQQAGWRWFFRMMAIIIVPFGVSALALIPKTAGDLSDRLSPRDKLKRLDVVGCFMMLVSVILLILGITLGASYGWKKPGFLVPFLLCWPIFVAFFIYEARLSEGYALIPPSFWKIPNMTLLIVFALGIYPWWCVSQLPLVERFIDYFNEPAIIAALRVFPQGASALVVAFFVPQLLQKVGSPRIPIAGGMIIGAAMYLLIIFNDGKLGSDYWRWLFPAFIIGSGAAMISFLATNITVMTSVPPEISGVAGAMLQVALQVGAAISLTVQAGLLTLNPGGMTNYANVQASLWFQFGWLLLNALMIIVFFRRSKMPKLSEEEGAAAAFGA, translated from the exons ATGAGCGAGCTGACTCCAACAAAAGCGGGTGATTCCGGCAGCAGTCTGACTTCTACTTCCGATATCCCATCACCCGAGGGAACCGCGGTCGATGTGGACGCCGTTTGCAAAGAAAAACAGCTTGGCAAAAAATCGATTGACGAACCATCGCCTCCTTCAACTAAGTTTGAGGTGCACCTCGAAGCTCAAAGTCAGGGAGAAGGTAATTTGATCAAGATAAGTCCAAGCCGCAGGTGGTTCTTGCTACTGGTTTTCAGTGTTGCTCAG TATCTCGATGTCTGTTCTGTATCGGCTCTCTTTGTCCTTACCGATGCGATTCAAAAGAACCTTGACATCCAGTACGAGGCTTCCTCTTGGATCATT ACTAGCTATTCCGTCACATTTGCCTCATTCTTATTATTTTGGGGTCGCGTGGCAGACCTCTACTCGGCAAAGGCAGTCTTCGCATACGGCTTCCTTGGGCTAGGTGCTCTCAACttgatcatctcttttATGCCTAACCAATATGCCTATTTCATATTCCGTGCATTGAGCGGAATCGCCGGAGCTGCTACT ATTCCCTCAGCTTTCAGGTTAATCCTCGCTCTTTTTGAGCCGCAAGAGCTTAACCTCGCTCTAACCATCTTCGGCCTCAGCGGTGCTATCGCCAATGTCACAGGTCTTGTTATTGCTGGATTCTTTGGATTCATTACTGCCAATGGCCAACAAGCCGGTTGGAGGTGGTTTTTCCGA ATGATGGCCATTATCATTGTACCTTTCGGCGTTTCTGCCCTTGCCCTCATCCCCAAAACTGCTGGCGATCTATCTGACCGACTTTCGCCTCGAGATAAGCTCAAGAGGCTGGACGTCGTTGGCTGCTTCATGATGCTCGTCTCCGTCATTCTGCTTATCTTGGGCATCACTCTAGGTGCTTCTTATGGCTGGAAAAAGCCAGGCTTCTTGGTTCCATTTTTACTCTGCTGGCCCATTTTTGTGgctttcttcatctacgAAGCTAGACTGTCTGAGGGTTATGCTCTGATCCCTCCTTCGTTCTGGAAGATTCCAAACATGACCTTGTTGATTGTTTTTGCGCTCGGTATTTACCCATGGTGGTGT GTAAGCCAACTTCCCCTTGTCGAAAGATTCATCGACTACTTCAATGAACCCGCCATTATTGCCGCCCTTCGTGTCTTCCCTCAAGGTGCTTCAGCTCTCGTCGTGGCATTCTTTGTCCCgcaacttcttcaaaaagtCGGCAGCCCCCGAATCCCTATCGCCGGTGGCATGATCATCGGTGCTGCCATGTATCTACTTATCATTTTCAATGATGGTAAACTGGGGAGCGACTACTGGAGATGGCTTTTCCCCGCTTTCATCATTGGAAGTGGTGCCGCTATGATCAGCTTCTTGGCTACAAA TATCACAGTTATGACCTCTGTTCCCCCCGAGATTTCTGGTGTTGCAGGTGCGATGCTTCAAGTCGCTCTCCAAGTTGGCGCTGCCATCAGTCTCACCGTTCAGGCCGGGCTTCTCACCCTTAATCCCGGAGGGATGACCAACTATGCCAATGTCCAAGCGTCCTTATGGTTCCAATTCGGGTGGCTTCTACTAAATGCGTTGATGATTATCGTTTTCTTTAGGCGGAGCAAGATGCCAAAACTatcagaggaagagggagcgGCTGCGGCGTTTGGAGCGTAA
- a CDS encoding het-c2 protein: MMSEHQFFETITKSFTEVTITEQGVDTAEFLEAAEGLVKIFNLFGNPAFAVVQNDLTGNIAKIRAYLAKNPTSGATLESLLASEKANVPKAKDRVATDALMWLLRGLKFTSLGLKINLENKDEELSASFTKAYEQSLKKYHGMMIRPVFYLAMKACPYRDTFYPKLGQPQEVVMPKLEAWLQALYEIVEKEEAVFKAGAYGEI; encoded by the exons ATGATGAGTGAACACCAGTTCTTTGAGACCATCACAAAG TCATTCACAGAGGTTACCATCACCGAGCAGGGTGTCGATACCGCCGAGTTCCTCGAGGCCGCCGAGGGTCTAGTCAAGATCTTCA ACCTCTTTGGTAACCCTGCTTTCGCTGTCGTACAAAATGACTTGACCGGTAACATTGCT AAAATTCGAGCGTATCTCGCCAAGAACCCCACCTCCGGCGCCACCCTTGAGTCCCTTCTCGCCTCTGAAAAAGCCAACGTCCCCAAGGCCAAGGACCGAGTCGCGACCGATGCCTTAATGTGGCTGCTCCGTGGTCTCAAATTCACGTCATTGGGTTTGAAGATCAACCTTGAGaacaaggatgaagagctttCTGCCAGTTTTACCAAAGCTTATGAgcaaagcttgaagaagtaTCATGGCATGATGATCAGGCCGGTGTTCTAC CTCGCTATGAAGGCCTGCCCTTACCGTGATACCTTCTATCCCAAGCTTGGCCAGCCCCAGGAAGTAGTCATGCCCAAGCTCGAGGCCTGGCTCCAGGCTTTGTACGAAattgttgagaaggaagaggctgtCTTCAAGGCTGGTGCTTACGGTGAGATTTAG
- a CDS encoding 20S proteasome subunit beta 7, translated as MAVSNHPALWKQPAPANSAFNDYNTFPIAQTQRHNISTHYGPVSHTQQPLVTGTSVIGIKFDKGVMIAADNLGSYGSLARFRDIQRLHPLGKHTLLGVAGDMSDYQWLKRELDGLLREEDALSLTDSHPSLSPSNIYTLLSNLFYARRSKVDPIWNAILVGGWDDTKRESFLAYVDLLGTTYSAPTLATGFGAHLAQPLLREAYEAKAGIDGTGPLLTQEEAEKLIDDCMKVLFYRDARSINKYQVATITEEGVKISDSKSAATEWKFAEGLRGYGAQTQ; from the exons ATGGCCGTCTCAAAC CACCCAGCCCTCTGGAAGCAGCCCGCTCCAGCAAACTCTGCTTTCAATGACTATAACACCTTTCCCATCGCCCAGACCCAGCGCCACAACATCTCTACCCATTATGGTCCAGTGTCCCACACCCAACAGCCTCTTGTGACCGGTACCTCTGTCATCGGCATCAAATTTGACAAGGGTGTGATGATTGCGGCGGATAATCTCGGTTCGTACGGTTCTCTTGCGAGGTTTAGAGATATCCAgcgtcttcatcctcttggGAAACATACTCTTTTGGGTGTGGCAGGTGATATGTCAGATTATCAAtggttgaagagggagcTCGATGGACTCTT acgagaggaagatgccCTCTCCCTGACTGACTCCcacccctctctctctccttccaacaTCTACAccctcctttccaacctCTTCTACGCTCGGCGAAGTAAAGTTGACCCCATCTGGAACGCCATTCTCGTTGGTGGATGGGACGACACGAAAAGGGAAAGTTTCCTCGCATACGTTGATTTGCTCGGTACAACTTATTCTGCGCCCACACTCGCAACGGGCTTCGGAGCCCATCTCGCGCAACCGCTTTTGAGGGAGGCGTATGAGGCAAAGGCGGGGATTGATGGCACGGGGCCATTGTTGAcgcaagaagaggcggaaaaGTTGATTGATGATTGTATGAAGGTGTTGTTCTACAGGGATGCGAGAAGTATCAACAAG TACCAAGTCGCTACTATcacagaagaaggtgtCAAGATCAGTGACTCTAAATCAGCTGCTACAGAATGGAAGTTTGCAGAGGGTTTGAGAGGGTATGGTGCCCAGACCCAGTAG
- a CDS encoding alcohol dehydrogenase has translation MVADNEFKGWAGLDEKACDGHMSFQEFAPKKWDEDDVDVKILYCGICGSDVSSLSGEWGPVKDICPQVCGHEIVGEVVRVGSTPENGLKIGDLVGIGAQSDSCRECEWCKEGKENYCATQTITFNYPYNRGPNGKGSIARGGFAKYWRGPSKFAIPIPSGLEPDVAAPMLCGGVTVYSPLARFEIGTKRKRVGVIGVGGLGHMAILFAKAMGAEVTAISRTDAKRKDAFKLGATDYFATGNNLQEAVKAHSRSLDFILCTINPENFPIADYLPLLTPSGIFCIVGVIPTPLQVPPFPLIMDSACIAGSNIGSPKEIAEMFEFAVKHNVKPWIQKWNFDDINKALPSFQEGDPRYRFVLVNVDNGGKL, from the exons ATGGTGGCCGACAATGAATTCAAAGGTTGGGCTGGTTTGGACGAGAAGGCCTGCGACGGCCACATGTCGTTCCAGGAATTTGCTCCCAAGAAGTGGGATGAAGACGACGTCGATG TCAAGATTTTGTACTGTGGTATCTGTGGTTCAGATGTCTCCTCTTTATCTGGTGAATGGGGACCTGTCAAGGACATCTGCCCTCAGGTTTGTGGCCACGAGATTGTTGGCGAGGTCGTGAGGGTTGGCAGTACTCCCGAGAACGGCCTTAAGATTGGTGATCTCGTCGGTATTGGAGCCCAGTCGGACTCCTGTCGTGAATGCGAATGGTGCAAGGAAG GCAAGGAAAACTATTGTGCTACCCAAACCATCACATTCAACTACCCCTATAACCGTGGCCCCAACGGCAAGGGCTCCATTGCCCGAGGTGGTTTTGCCAAGTACTGGCGAGGACCTTCTAAGTTTGCTatccccattccttctgGCCTTGAGCCCGATGTTGCTGCGCCCATGCTTTGTGGTGGTGTCACCGTCTACAGCCCCCTCGCCCGTTTTGAAATTGGTACCAAGCGCAAGCGCGTCGGTGTCATTGGTGTCGGCGGTCTCGGTCACATGGCTATCCTTTTTGCTAAGGCCATGGGCGCAGAGGTGACCGCCATATCTCGAACTGATgccaagaggaaggacgCCTTCAAGCTTGGCGCTACCGATTATTTTGCTACCGGTAACAACTTGCAGGAGGCTGTCAAGGCGCACTCTCGCTCTCTCGACTTTATTCTCTGTACAATCA ACCCTGAGAATTTCCCCATTGCCGATTacctccccctcctcacTCCCAGTGGTATTTTCTGCATTGTCGGCGTCATCCCCACCCCTCTACAAGTcccccctttccctcttatCATGGACAGCGCTTGCATCGCTGGTTCCAACATCGGTAGCCCCAAGGAGATTGCTGAAATGTTTGAGTTCGCTGTTAAGCATAACGTTAAACCTTGGATCCAAAAGTGGAACTTTGACGATATCAACAAGGCattgccttctttccagGAAGGTGATCCTAGATATAGGTTCGTCTTGGTTAACGTCGATAATGGCGGCAAACTTTAA
- a CDS encoding aldo-keto reductase: MPQQLQFQDISVPVPGFGCMGFSMSYGPADDNVSKLTLKKALDLGCTFWDSAVVYGKGHNEKLLGDFLKENNARDKVFVASKCGFNCMEPGAEGLGVVTNKASHIKDYIEGTKERLGSYPDLYYLHRIDPNTPLEESITALDGLRKAGKCKYIGLSECGVATLRKACSIAKIDALQIEYSPWFTDHEDSGLIDAAKELGVSIIAYSPLGKGILSGQYRSPNDFPEGDIRRTIPRFNEENMPKNLRIVDEFAKLAKAKGCTPGQIALAWVISQGAIPIPGTKTSERLEENFAAGKIELSEAEIAEIRELVQKAKPVGARYGEAALKMVGH, from the exons ATGCCTCAACAACTTCAGTTTCAAGACATCTCCGTACCCGTTCCCGGCTTCGG CTGCATGGGATTTTCTATGAGCTACGGGCCTGCTGATGATAATGTGTCAAAGCTcaccttgaagaaggctttAGACCTAGGATGCACTTTCTGGGATTCTGCTGTTGTGTATGGCAAGGGTCATAATGAGAAGCTGTTGGGCGATTTcttgaaggagaacaaCGCTCGTGACAAGGTTTTTGTGGCCTCCAAGTGCGGTTTCAAC TGCATGGAACCCGGAGCTGAAGGCCTCGGTGTTGTCACCAACAAGGCCTCCCACATCAAAGACTACATTGAAGGTACAAAGGAGAGACTTGGGTCTTACCCCGACCTCTACTACCTTCACCGTATCGATCCCAACACTCCTCTTGAGGAATCTATCACAGCGCTCGATGGTCTGCGAAAGGCTGGCAAATGCAAGTACATCGGTCTTAGCGAATGTGGTGTGGCTACCCTCCGAAAGGCTTGTTCCA TTGCCAAGATTGACGCCCTACAAATCGAGTACTCTCCTTGGTTCACCGACCATGAAGATAGCGGTTTGATCGATGCCGCCAAAGAGCTTGGTGTTAGCATCATTGCTTACTCGCCTTTGGGTAAGGGTATACTCTCCGGCCA GTATAGGAGCCCCAACGACTTCCCTGAGGGAGACATCCGACGAACCATCCCTCGTTTCAACGAAGAAAACATGCCCAAGAACCTCCGGATTGTCGATGAATTTGCAAAGCTCGCCAAAGCCAAGGGATGTACCCCTGGCCAGATAGCGCTTGCGTGGGTTATCAGCCAAGGCGCAATCCCCATTCCTGGTACCAAAACTTCTGAGAGGCTGGAAGAAAACTTTGCGGCGGGAAAAATTGAGCTCAGCGAAGCGGAGATTGCTGAAATCAGGGAATTGGTGCAGAAGGCTAAGCCAGTTGGAGCTAGATATGGAGAGGCTGCATTGAAGATGGTTGGTCATTAG
- a CDS encoding 40S ribosomal protein S22-A produces the protein MVRVSVLNDALNNIVNAERRGKRQVLIRPSSKVVIKVLSVMQKHGYIGEFEIIDDHRGGKVVIQLNGRLNKCGVISPRFNVPVDSIENWVAQLLPARSFGKIILTTSAGIMDHVEARNKHVGGKILAFVY, from the exons ATGGTCCGAGTCTCCGTTCTTAACGACGCCCTT AACAACATCGTCAACGCCGAGCGACGAGGAAAGCGACAGGTCCTCATCCGACCTTCCTCCAAGGTTGTCATCAAGGTCCTCTCCGTTATGCAGAAGCACG GCTACATTGGCGAGTTCGAGATCATCGACGACCACCGAGGTGGCAAGGTTGTTATCCAGCTCAACGGCCGATTGAACAAGTGTGGTGTCATTTCCCCCAGGTTCAACGTCCCCGTCGACTCTATCGAGAACTGGGTCGCTCAGCTCCTTCCTGCCCGATCTTTCGGTAAGATTATCCTTACCACCTCTGCCGGCATCATGGACCACGTTGAGGCCCGTAACAAGCAC GTTGGTGGCAAGATCCTTGCTTTTGTCTACTAA
- a CDS encoding chlorophyll synthesis pathway protein BchC: protein MCSSHATAVESVSPAPQKSQYEVKYDPDLILKSVDFKELKEGDKELKDVKANIACAYDEKHNVKMINKPIPKAREDEVVVHIKATGICGSDVHFWKHGQIGPTMVVTDTCGAGHESAGEVVEVGPGVKQWKVGDRVAIECGVPCGQASCAPCVTGRYNACPQVVFFSTPPYHGTLTRFHAHPASWLHRLPDNLSYEEGALCEPLAVALAALERAGNRLGDPILICGAGPIGLVTLLASHAAGCTPIVITDLQASRLDVAKKLVPTVKTVHIERSWTPKETSEAIKNAAGTGIRVAIDATGFESSITAAIYSVVFGGKVFVVGVGPSEQKYPFGYCSANEIDLQFQYRYAHQYPKALRIVSGGLINLKPLLTHTFPLNKAVEAFHVAADPTKGAIKVQIID, encoded by the exons ATGTGCTCTTCTCACGCTACTGCTGTCGAGTCTGTCTCCCCCGCTCCCCAAAAGAGCCAGTACGAGGTCAAGTACGACCCGGATCTTATTCTCAAGAGCGTTGACTTCaaggagttgaaggagggagacaAGGAGCTTAAAGATGTTAAGGCCAATATTGCCTGCGCCTACGATGAGAAACACAAcgtgaagatgatcaacAAGCCCATTCCTAAAGCcagggaggatgaggtcGTCGTGCACATCAAAGCCACTGGTATCTGCGG TTCCGATGTCCATTTCTGGAAGCACGGCCAGATTGGTCCCACCATGGTTGTCACTGACACCTGTGGTGCTGGTCACGAATCTGCCGGTGAAGTCGTCGAAGTGGGTCCCGGAGTCAAGCAGTGGAAAGTCGGAGACAGGGTTGCTATCGAATGTGGCGTTCCCTGCGGACAAGCCAGTTGCGCTCCTTGCGTGACTGGCAGATACAACGCCT GTCCTCAagttgtcttcttctcaactccTCCCTACCACGGTACTTTGACTCGTTTTCATGCCCACCCTGCCTCTTGGCTCCACCGCCTTCCCGACAACCTTTCTTACGAGGAAGGCGCATTGTGCGAGCCTCTTGCGGTTGCTTTGGCGGCCCTTGAGAGGGCTGGTAACCGCCTAGGTGACCCTATCTTGATCTG CGGTGCTGGACCTATTGGTTTGGTCACTCTTCTCGCTTCCCACGCTGCTGGTTGTACGCCTATCGTCATCACCGACTTGCAAGCATCTCGCCTTGATGTCGCCAAGAAGCTTGTTCCAACCGTGAAGACTGTCCATATAGAACGTAGCTGGACTCCAAAGGAGACCTCTGAAGCTATAAAGAATGCCGCAGGCACTGGGATTCGCGTTGCCATTGATGCCACTGGCTTCGAGAGCTCAATCACTGCTGCTATCTAT TCCGTTGTGTTTGGCGGAAAAGTCTTTGTCGTTGGTGTCGGTCCTTCAGAGCAAAAA TATCCATTCGGTTACTGCTCGGCTAATGAGATTGACCTCCAATTCCAATACCGTTACGCACATCAA TACCCTAAAGCCCTCCGTATTGTTTCTGGCGGCCTCATCAACTTGAAGCCGCTTCTCACTCATACTTTCCCCCTTAACAAAGCAGTCGAAGCTTTCCATGTCGCTGCTGACCCCACTAAGGGGGCTATCAAGGTCCAGATTATCGATTAA